In Scatophagus argus isolate fScaArg1 chromosome 5, fScaArg1.pri, whole genome shotgun sequence, a genomic segment contains:
- the esrrd gene encoding estrogen-related receptor gamma isoform X3: MELKDLCLTDDCHFLSPQRLVDSSSSSSSSSSLADEARSPASFLHSSPLSPAFPLDPTPALSPSHPAFLLPSPASSSSSSYSVLCGAPEPDSPTGSSSSGGSVGGGAVVSEASVRFSVAETGSFSAQVDSILRGDYLTPMGAAGPKRLCLVCGDFASGYHYGVASCEACKAFFKRTIQGNIEYSCPVTNECEITKRRRKACQACRFQKCLQAGMMREGVRLDRVRGGRQKYKRRVEPGLSLYSKSAHLHPVSSRNKVISHLLLTEPTPLAANQDDSTNDGSLRTLLTLCDLLNRELLVLIGWAKQIPGFSSLSLVDQMSLLQSGWMEALLVGVAWQSQGTAGEELVFARNLRLDEAECRATGLADLYEALRHLTAKYQAMKLSLEEAVTLKALALANSGHSSPT; this comes from the exons ATGGAGCTGAAGGACTTGTGTCTGACAGACGACTGTCACTTCCTCAGTCCACAGCG cctcgtggactcctcctcctcctcctcctcctcctcctcccttgctGATGAAGCTCGGTCTCCCGCCTctttcctccactcctcccccCTCAGTCCAGCCTTCCCCCTGGACCCCACGCCTGCTCTCAGCCCCTCACACCCGGCCTTCCTCCTGCCCAGcccggcttcctcctcctcctcttcctacAGCGTCCTCTGTGGAGCGCCGGAGCCCGACTCTCCAACGGGATCTAGTTCCAGTGGAGGAAGTGTCGGAGGCGGCGCCGTGGTGTCAGAGGCTTCAGTTCGCTTTTCAGTGGCGGAGACGGGATCGTTTTCAGCGCAG GTGGACTCCATCCTGAGGGGCGACTACCTGACGCCGATGGGCGCCGCGGGGCCGAAGAGGCTCTGCCTGGTGTGTGGAGACTTCGCCTCGGGGTATCACTACGGGGTGGCGTCCTGTGAGGCCTGCAAAGCCTTCTTCAAGAGGACCATACAAG GCAACATCGAGTACAGCTGCCCGGTGACGAACGAGTGCGAGATCACCAAGCGGAGGAGGAAGGCCTGTCAGGCCTGCCGCTTCCAGAAATGTCTGCAGGCCGGGATGATGAGGGAGG GCGTTCGCTTGGACCGAGTCAGAGGAGGACGGCAGAAGTACAAGAGGCGGGTGGAGCCTGGGCTGAGTTTGTACAGTAAAAGTGCACACCTCCACCCCGTCAGCAGCC GAAACAAGGTGATCTCTCATTTGCTGCTGACGGAGCCCACCCCGCTGGCCGCCAATCAGGACGATTCCACCAATGACGGCAGCCTGCGGACCCTGCTGACCCTCTGTGACCTGCTGAACCGGGAGCTGCTGGTTCTGATTGGCTGGGCCAAACAGATCCCAG GCTTTTCCAGCCTCTCATTGGTCGACCAgatgtcactgctgcagagcGGTTGGATGGAGGCGCTGCTGGTGGGCGTGGCCTGGCAGTCGCAGGGCACGGCGGGGGAGGAGCTCGTGTTCGCCAGAAACCTGCGGCTGGACGAGGCTGAGTGTCGAGCCACGGGATTGGCTGACCTGTACGAGGCGCTGCGTCACCTGACAGCAAAATACCAAGCGATGAAGCTGAGCCTCGAGGAGGCGGTGACGCTGAAGGCCTTGGCACTTGCCAACTCAG
- the esrrd gene encoding estrogen-related receptor gamma isoform X2, with product MELKDLCLTDDCHFLSPQRLVDSSSSSSSSSSLADEARSPASFLHSSPLSPAFPLDPTPALSPSHPAFLLPSPASSSSSSYSVLCGAPEPDSPTGSSSSGGSVGGGAVVSEASVRFSVAETGSFSAQVDSILRGDYLTPMGAAGPKRLCLVCGDFASGYHYGVASCEACKAFFKRTIQGNIEYSCPVTNECEITKRRRKACQACRFQKCLQAGMMREGVRLDRVRGGRQKYKRRVEPGLSLYSKSAHLHPVSSRNKVISHLLLTEPTPLAANQDDSTNDGSLRTLLTLCDLLNRELLVLIGWAKQIPGFSSLSLVDQMSLLQSGWMEALLVGVAWQSQGTAGEELVFARNLRLDEAECRATGLADLYEALRHLTAKYQAMKLSLEEAVTLKALALANSDADPVDCPESVQRFQDVLHEALQEYESSRREQRRAGRLLMSLPLLRQTAQRAVQVLLRLHRLRRVPLHKLLLEMLDAKA from the exons ATGGAGCTGAAGGACTTGTGTCTGACAGACGACTGTCACTTCCTCAGTCCACAGCG cctcgtggactcctcctcctcctcctcctcctcctcctcccttgctGATGAAGCTCGGTCTCCCGCCTctttcctccactcctcccccCTCAGTCCAGCCTTCCCCCTGGACCCCACGCCTGCTCTCAGCCCCTCACACCCGGCCTTCCTCCTGCCCAGcccggcttcctcctcctcctcttcctacAGCGTCCTCTGTGGAGCGCCGGAGCCCGACTCTCCAACGGGATCTAGTTCCAGTGGAGGAAGTGTCGGAGGCGGCGCCGTGGTGTCAGAGGCTTCAGTTCGCTTTTCAGTGGCGGAGACGGGATCGTTTTCAGCGCAG GTGGACTCCATCCTGAGGGGCGACTACCTGACGCCGATGGGCGCCGCGGGGCCGAAGAGGCTCTGCCTGGTGTGTGGAGACTTCGCCTCGGGGTATCACTACGGGGTGGCGTCCTGTGAGGCCTGCAAAGCCTTCTTCAAGAGGACCATACAAG GCAACATCGAGTACAGCTGCCCGGTGACGAACGAGTGCGAGATCACCAAGCGGAGGAGGAAGGCCTGTCAGGCCTGCCGCTTCCAGAAATGTCTGCAGGCCGGGATGATGAGGGAGG GCGTTCGCTTGGACCGAGTCAGAGGAGGACGGCAGAAGTACAAGAGGCGGGTGGAGCCTGGGCTGAGTTTGTACAGTAAAAGTGCACACCTCCACCCCGTCAGCAGCC GAAACAAGGTGATCTCTCATTTGCTGCTGACGGAGCCCACCCCGCTGGCCGCCAATCAGGACGATTCCACCAATGACGGCAGCCTGCGGACCCTGCTGACCCTCTGTGACCTGCTGAACCGGGAGCTGCTGGTTCTGATTGGCTGGGCCAAACAGATCCCAG GCTTTTCCAGCCTCTCATTGGTCGACCAgatgtcactgctgcagagcGGTTGGATGGAGGCGCTGCTGGTGGGCGTGGCCTGGCAGTCGCAGGGCACGGCGGGGGAGGAGCTCGTGTTCGCCAGAAACCTGCGGCTGGACGAGGCTGAGTGTCGAGCCACGGGATTGGCTGACCTGTACGAGGCGCTGCGTCACCTGACAGCAAAATACCAAGCGATGAAGCTGAGCCTCGAGGAGGCGGTGACGCTGAAGGCCTTGGCACTTGCCAACTCAG ACGCTGACCCAGTAGACTGTCCGGAGTCGGTGCAGAGGTTTCAGGACGTGCTCCACGAGGCCCTGCAGGAGTACGAGTCGTCGCGCAGAGAGCAGCGCCGGGCGGGTCGGCTGCTGATGAGCCTCCCCCTGCTGCGACAGACCGCCCAGCGAGCTGTGCAGGTCCTCCTCCGGCTGCACCGCCTGCGCCGCGTCCCCctccacaaactgctgctggagatgctCGATGCCAAAGCCTGA
- the esrrd gene encoding steroid hormone receptor ERR2 isoform X1 codes for MELKDLCLTDDCHFLSPQRLVDSSSSSSSSSSLADEARSPASFLHSSPLSPAFPLDPTPALSPSHPAFLLPSPASSSSSSYSVLCGAPEPDSPTGSSSSGGSVGGGAVVSEASVRFSVAETGSFSAQVDSILRGDYLTPMGAAGPKRLCLVCGDFASGYHYGVASCEACKAFFKRTIQGNIEYSCPVTNECEITKRRRKACQACRFQKCLQAGMMREGVRLDRVRGGRQKYKRRVEPGLSLYSKSAHLHPVSSREFTRTFSTSCFQLQPHFLFLLLIITCLLGNKVISHLLLTEPTPLAANQDDSTNDGSLRTLLTLCDLLNRELLVLIGWAKQIPGFSSLSLVDQMSLLQSGWMEALLVGVAWQSQGTAGEELVFARNLRLDEAECRATGLADLYEALRHLTAKYQAMKLSLEEAVTLKALALANSDADPVDCPESVQRFQDVLHEALQEYESSRREQRRAGRLLMSLPLLRQTAQRAVQVLLRLHRLRRVPLHKLLLEMLDAKA; via the exons ATGGAGCTGAAGGACTTGTGTCTGACAGACGACTGTCACTTCCTCAGTCCACAGCG cctcgtggactcctcctcctcctcctcctcctcctcctcccttgctGATGAAGCTCGGTCTCCCGCCTctttcctccactcctcccccCTCAGTCCAGCCTTCCCCCTGGACCCCACGCCTGCTCTCAGCCCCTCACACCCGGCCTTCCTCCTGCCCAGcccggcttcctcctcctcctcttcctacAGCGTCCTCTGTGGAGCGCCGGAGCCCGACTCTCCAACGGGATCTAGTTCCAGTGGAGGAAGTGTCGGAGGCGGCGCCGTGGTGTCAGAGGCTTCAGTTCGCTTTTCAGTGGCGGAGACGGGATCGTTTTCAGCGCAG GTGGACTCCATCCTGAGGGGCGACTACCTGACGCCGATGGGCGCCGCGGGGCCGAAGAGGCTCTGCCTGGTGTGTGGAGACTTCGCCTCGGGGTATCACTACGGGGTGGCGTCCTGTGAGGCCTGCAAAGCCTTCTTCAAGAGGACCATACAAG GCAACATCGAGTACAGCTGCCCGGTGACGAACGAGTGCGAGATCACCAAGCGGAGGAGGAAGGCCTGTCAGGCCTGCCGCTTCCAGAAATGTCTGCAGGCCGGGATGATGAGGGAGG GCGTTCGCTTGGACCGAGTCAGAGGAGGACGGCAGAAGTACAAGAGGCGGGTGGAGCCTGGGCTGAGTTTGTACAGTAAAAGTGCACACCTCCACCCCGTCAGCAGCCGTGAGTTCACGCGCACgttttccacttcctgttttcagcttcagcCACACTTCCTGTTCCTTCTTTTAATTATTACCTGTCTGTTAGGAAACAAGGTGATCTCTCATTTGCTGCTGACGGAGCCCACCCCGCTGGCCGCCAATCAGGACGATTCCACCAATGACGGCAGCCTGCGGACCCTGCTGACCCTCTGTGACCTGCTGAACCGGGAGCTGCTGGTTCTGATTGGCTGGGCCAAACAGATCCCAG GCTTTTCCAGCCTCTCATTGGTCGACCAgatgtcactgctgcagagcGGTTGGATGGAGGCGCTGCTGGTGGGCGTGGCCTGGCAGTCGCAGGGCACGGCGGGGGAGGAGCTCGTGTTCGCCAGAAACCTGCGGCTGGACGAGGCTGAGTGTCGAGCCACGGGATTGGCTGACCTGTACGAGGCGCTGCGTCACCTGACAGCAAAATACCAAGCGATGAAGCTGAGCCTCGAGGAGGCGGTGACGCTGAAGGCCTTGGCACTTGCCAACTCAG ACGCTGACCCAGTAGACTGTCCGGAGTCGGTGCAGAGGTTTCAGGACGTGCTCCACGAGGCCCTGCAGGAGTACGAGTCGTCGCGCAGAGAGCAGCGCCGGGCGGGTCGGCTGCTGATGAGCCTCCCCCTGCTGCGACAGACCGCCCAGCGAGCTGTGCAGGTCCTCCTCCGGCTGCACCGCCTGCGCCGCGTCCCCctccacaaactgctgctggagatgctCGATGCCAAAGCCTGA